One region of Salvia miltiorrhiza cultivar Shanhuang (shh) chromosome 3, IMPLAD_Smil_shh, whole genome shotgun sequence genomic DNA includes:
- the LOC131018598 gene encoding uncharacterized protein LOC131018598: MLTELDEWRNEAYESSRIYKERAKKFHDLNIRTKEFKPGHEVLLYDSKLRLYPGKLQSRWRGPYVVHKSNWNGTYELLASNGSTFTVNGHPLKPYFKAKLDRDVEVVNFVDP, encoded by the coding sequence ATGCTGACGGAgttggatgagtggaggaatgaaGCTTACGAGAGTTCTCGTATCTACAAGGAAAGGGCGAAGAAGTTCCATGATTTGAACATCCGCACAAAGGAATTCAAGCCGGGACATGAGGTACTCTTGTATGATTCTAAGCTCCGACTATACCCTGGCAAGCTGCAGTCTAGATGGAGAGGTCCTTACGTGGTTcacaagagcaattggaatgggacctATGAGTTGCTTGCGTCGAATGGGTCTACTTTCACTGTTAATGGCCACCCCCTCAAACCATACTTCAAAGCAAAGTTGGACCGCGACGTGGAAGTGGTCAACTTCGTCGATCCGTGA